The stretch of DNA AGAGCTACTTGGGTCTCGCACGTTGTTAACATGCCTTACAGCTCTGGTATCCCAAGACCAATTGGTTCTGCTACCACATCAAGCCTACAATGGATTCAAGAAGAATCTGAGTTTGCTAGCAAGCTCACTGTTGTGGCAGATGCTGTTAGTAAACTAACTAAAAACCAAGATGGAATTTTTGAACTTGAAACAGCCAAGGGTGAAAGCTACCAAGCCAAGTATGTTTTGCTTGCAACTGGCATTATGGATATGCAACCAGAGATAGATGGCTCGATTCAGCCGGTCTTGCCTTTTGCCAACAAAGGGCATATCGATTATTGTTTGCGTTGTGATGGTCACAAATCATTAAACAAAATCACCGCTACTATTGGTCACGGCGCGCCAGCTGCTTGGGTTGCAATCATGCTCCATGAGCGTTATCAACCACCTGAGCTTAAGATTTTTACTAATGGTCATGAGCCAGAGTTCTCAGATGATGTCAAAGAACTTCTCAAGCTTTACGATATTAAAGTGATCACTGAAGCTATCAAATCAATCAAGGGAGATCCGAAAACCAAGATGGAAGCTGTTGAACTTGAAGGCGGTAAGTTTGAACCGGTAGAGTTTGCTTTTGCTTTATTAGGACAAATTGCTTATAACGAACTAGCTTTGCAAGTTGGTGCAGAAGTGAATGC from Cyanobacteriota bacterium encodes:
- a CDS encoding NAD(P)/FAD-dependent oxidoreductase, coding for MPKQIFEIAVIGAGAAGQMGLLRSVLNNKDTIVFKGDAKTNKKSRATWVSHVVNMPYSSGIPRPIGSATTSSLQWIQEESEFASKLTVVADAVSKLTKNQDGIFELETAKGESYQAKYVLLATGIMDMQPEIDGSIQPVLPFANKGHIDYCLRCDGHKSLNKITATIGHGAPAAWVAIMLHERYQPPELKIFTNGHEPEFSDDVKELLKLYDIKVITEAIKSIKGDPKTKMEAVELEGGKFEPVEFAFALLGQIAYNELALQVGAEVNAKGNVVCGDKGESSVPGLYVAGDLRDTGKYQIYTAWDQAVDSIDDMDAKLRLEYRNNQKQLSLVKP